One region of Camelina sativa cultivar DH55 chromosome 6, Cs, whole genome shotgun sequence genomic DNA includes:
- the LOC104793725 gene encoding uncharacterized protein LOC104793725, giving the protein MEPYKAIILIGVTVFYYAFSGGVSNVQGIGRSVKDDTSQVPASSPEASLLEPPVSSISAVPASAPAPTSDDVSSGSSTSITATSAPGPSQEDIDIDFDSVTNIADLAPKFEHINNFDFSSMKIDTTAKDLCKNTDYNNECIAAILPDLQKRDGEGGGGGGFEAKDVMRMEAESLFKKANATLEYAKRVMEDSKTPMTVKEAMSVCVENYESFVSSLEDARMAMDGGDYGRLDSVLSAAISDVSTCSDIFVDVPGVDSPTASLDELMKKLCSNVLAMSQKVQNR; this is encoded by the coding sequence atggagcCTTACAAAGCAATAATTCTCATCGGAGTTACTGTTTTCTATTATGCATTCTCCGGCGGCGTATCCAACGTCCAAGGCATCGGTCGTTCAGTAAAGGATGATACATCCCAAGTCCCTGCTTCCTCACCTGAGGCTTCGCTTCTCGAACCGCCTGTATCATCAATCTCAGCCGTCCCAGCCTCCGCACCAGCCCCCACCTCAGATGACGTAAGCTCCGGATCTTCAACTTCCATTACGGCGACCTCCGCACCCGGACCATCCCAAGAAGACATCGACATCGACTTCGACTCCGTCACAAACATAGCAGATCTTGCTCCCAAATTCGAGCACATAAACAATTTCGATTTCTCGTCCATGAAGATAGACACGACGGCGAAAGATCTCTGCAAGAACACAGACTACAACAACGAATGCATCGCCGCGATTCTTCCTGATTTACAGAAACGAGACggcgaaggaggaggaggaggaggattcgAGGCCAAGGATGTGATGCGAATGGAAGCCGAGTCTCTGTTTAAAAAAGCAAACGCGACTCTCGAATACGCAAAGCGTGTGATGGAAGATAGCAAAACGCCGATGACGGTGAAAGAGGCGATGAGTGTCTGCGTCGAGAATTACGAGTCGTTTGTATCGAGCCTTGAAGACGCGAGGATGGCGATGGACGGTGGAGATTACGGGAGATTGGATTCGGTTTTGAGCGCGGCGATCTCCGATGTGTCGACTTGCTCTGATATATTCGTGGATGTTCCGGGTGTTGATTCGCCGACGGCGTCTCTAGATGAGCTCATGAAGAAGCTTTGTAGCAACGTTTTGGCCATGTCTCAAAAGGTTCAAAACCGTTAG
- the LOC104699495 gene encoding uncharacterized protein LOC104699495, which yields MLLWCRVIVRPVVDNTLLGGEDGQRREETLVERVALAVSCGTLWWWKLRDEVEALGANPAIVYVVVSSISVYTLVLGLTTKITAADPKRSIAFYPHVSIAWVTLFLVQVSVGLGLQTTISNGLIIGSERNFLSRLVFFFGLHEVMLLWCRVIVRPVVDNTLLGGEDGQRREETLVERVALAVSCGTLWWWKLRDEVEALVGVAEAKRALLLLLLPIDGNVDVSFDVGTLDFVNWWLYYMVVTIGMVRIVKGSLLFGMVLLFEQGRRRNPRASPTTSNVVVVDDEGDNKV from the exons ATGCTTCTGTGGTGCCGAGTGATCGTGAGACCTGTGGTGGATAACACGTTGTTAGGAGGGGAAGACGGTCAACGGAGAGAAGAGACGTTGGTGGAGAGGGTGGCTTTGGCCGTTAGCTGTGGGACGTTGTGGTGGTGGAAGCTTCGAGATGAAGTAGAGGCTTTG GGCGCGAATCCGGCGATCGTATACGTCGTCGTTTCATCAATAAGCGTTTACACTCTAGTTCTTGGCCTAACCACCAAGATCACAGCTGCAGACCCCAAACGTTCGATTGCTTTTTATCCACACGTCAGCATCGCGTGGGTGACACTCTTCCTTGTTCAAGTCTCCGTCGGTTTAGGACTCCAAACAACGATCTCCAACGGTTTAATCATCGGAAGCGAACGCAATTTCTTGAGCAGgcttgtgtttttctttggtCTTCACGAGGTGATGCTTCTGTGGTGCCGAGTGATCGTGAGACCTGTGGTGGATAACACGTTGTTAGGAGGGGAAGACGGTCAACGGAGAGAAGAGACGTTGGTGGAGAGGGTGGCTTTGGCCGTTAGCTGTGGGACGTTGTGGTGGTGGAAGCTTCGAGATGAAGTAGAGGCTTTGGTTGGTGTGGCAGAGGCTAAAAgagcattgttgttgttgttattgccCATCGATGGTAACGTTGACGTTAGTTTTGATGTGGGTACGTTGGATTTTGTGAACTGGTGGTTATATTATATGGTTGTGACGATTGGTATGGTTAGGATCGTTAAAGGGTCTTTGTTGTTTGGGATGGTTTTGCTTTTCGAAcaaggtagaagaagaaatccaCGTGCAAGTCCTACGACTtccaatgttgttgttgttgatgatgaaggtGACAATAAAGTGTAA
- the LOC104793726 gene encoding uncharacterized protein LOC104793726, whose protein sequence is MSPSCCCGKRSVALFFLFISAVPIAYLVSLERAVPSTHVISYHSSGFLRECAKWDDVGRRFLVSYMDGGGGIGELVVPSNSDSEDVLEELTLVKDLDLAGNSSNGFVIDRHRNRLLLAVADLLGNRFSALVAYDLSTWRRIFLTVLSSHHSKEISYADDVAVDAQGNAYVTDAKGGKIWQIDLNGKLVSIIRSPLFVPPASSWYHYFNNFVSLNGIVYHPDGFLIVIHTFSGSLFKIDVTNYADVSMSQVTVIHVSGGSLRFGDGLELLSPSKIVVAGSPSSKLVESSDGWRTASVTGWFSSGMVHRLVSSATVKEGRVYLNHIVGFGSKKRHILVEAVF, encoded by the exons atgtcGCCGTCGTGCTGCTGCGGCAAGCGCTCCGtcgctctcttcttcctcttcatttccGCCGTCCCCATAGCTTACCTCGTTTCCTTAGAGCGAGCCGTTCCTTCGACGCACGTCATCTCTTACCACAGCTCCGGCTTCCTCCGCGAGTGCGCCAAATGGGACGACGTTGGTCGGAGGTTCCTCGTTTCCTACATGGACGGAGGCGGCGGAATAGGCGAGCTCGTCGTTCCTTCTAATTCTGATTCCGAAGACGTTCTCGAGGAACTCACTTTGGTCAAAGACCTTGACCTCGCCGGCAACTCTTCCAACGGATTCGTTATCGACCGCCACAGAAACCGTCTCCTCCTCGCTGTCGCCGATTTGCTCGGAAATCGTTTCAGCGCTTTAGTTGCCTACGATTTGTCCACGTGGCGTCGTATCTTCCTCACAGTCCTTAGCAGCCACCACA GTAAAGAGATATCATACGCAGACGATGTAGCTGTTGATGCACAAGGCAATGCTTATGTCACTGATGCTAAAGGAGGTAAGATATGGCAAATTGATCTCAATGGTAAGCTTGTGTCCATCATTAGAAGCCCTCTCTTCGTTCCACCTGCCTCCTCCTGGTACCACTACTTCAACAACTTTGTCTCTCTTAACGGCATTGTTTATCACCCTGACGGCTTCCTTATCGTTATCCACACTTTCTCCGGTTCTTTGTTCAAAATCGATGTTACCAATTATGCTGATGTTAGCATGAGTCAAGTCACTGTCATTCACGTTTCTGGTGGCTCTTTGAGGTTCGGAGATGGCCTTGAGCTCTTGTCTCCTTCCAAGATTGTTGTTGCAG GTAGCCCGTCTTCGAAACTTGTAGAGAGTTCAGACGGGTGGCGGACGGCTTCTGTGACAGGATGGTTCAGCAGCGGTATGGTTCATCGGTTAGTCTCCTCCGCTACTGTGAAGGAAGGAAGAGTTTATCTAAACCACATTGTTGGGTTTGGCTCTAAGAAGAGACACATACTTGTAGAAGCTGTATTTTAG